A single Venturia canescens isolate UGA chromosome 1, ASM1945775v1, whole genome shotgun sequence DNA region contains:
- the LOC122419087 gene encoding uncharacterized protein, translated as MGKRKYSEDSEDSSGEAEDLRMLMKRLDKKLREKSRHKHSKNHRRKRRCSRESDNFSDEKSVADQRSSKSSGRDDISDGNSMRSEEDANDETEEVVVLNAEERKNSLTSGEEGAETQSNDIVLEPEVLGLIGKRLIQERTLAPPIHNSLASRWEDVIKKGLPDEERSEILKKYSPPKNCEIIDPPKLNLEVKASLEVNIVKRDERIVETQTKIGTGLAALGRALDLVLKGDGPEKLILLECLSSTANLLADLQHDETEIRKSLILRNISPSIRETLKDTVTNEWLFGKDLEEKKPGPKLSLQDDGSKYKGERAKTNQQDTRQGIVLSEPQFIEEHSNGTTQTAIDTTTPTVGEDYPGCRDAIREAFKKKEIPEEVIDLMISSISDSTIKQYNSGIKKWWIFCQGLRINPYKDDVPKVISFLGQEYKNNASFGSLNSYRSAIALLHGPQLGEDYRIKRFFRAISKVRPAKPKYDSTWDPQIVLDHVCQWGDNEKMPLEKLGFKLVTLLALITGQRMQTLSFIDVRNIEQKDNIIEIKIPDTIKTSGKNRIQPTLIIPNFYENKNICAASALQTYITRTKRIREIETRMFISAKKPFKAVSSQTLSRWIKSTLGESGVDVDIFDAYSTRHASTSAAKRKGVSIDAIKKAAGWTSKSSTFAKFYDRNVSINKDAFARAILDRRE; from the exons ATGGGAAAAAGGAAATATTCAGAAGATTCTGAAGATTCGTCAGGAGAAGCAGAAGATTTGAGGATGTTGATGAAACGATTGGATAagaaattgagagaaaaaagtagacacaaacattcgaaaaatcata GAAGAAAGCGACGTTGTTCGAGAGAATCTGACAATTTTAGCGACGAAAAAAGCGTTGCAGACCAGCGTTCGTCGAAATCGTCGGGCAGGGACGATATATCTGACGGAAATTCGATGAGATCTGAAGAGGACGCGAATGATGAAACAGAAGAGGTTGTTGTGTTAAATgcagaagaaagaaaaaattcattgacgaGTGGAGAAGAAGGTGCAGAGACACAATCGAATGACATCGTTCTAGAACCAGAGGTTCTTGGGCTTATTGGGAAACGTCTTATCCAAGAGAGAACATTAGCGCCGCCAATTCATAATAGTTTGGCCAGTCGATGGGAAGATGTTATTAAAAAAGGACTTCCAGATGAAGAAAGATCAGagattttgaagaaatattctccaccaaaaaattgcgaaattattGATCCTCCTAAATTAAATTTGGAGGTTAAAGCTTCTTTGGAAGTTAACATTGTAAAAAGAGATGAACGAATTGTGGAAACTCAGACAAAAATTGGAACCGGTTTGGCTGCATTGGGAAGAGCATTAGATCTTGTGCTTAAGGGGGATGGtccagaaaaattgatacttTTAGAGTGTTTAAGTAGCACGGCCAATCTTCTCGCGGATCTTCAACATGACGAAACGGAGATTCGTAAGAGTTTGATCTTGAGGAACATAAGTCCTTCGATTCGAGAAACCTTGAAGGATACAGTCACGAATGAATGGTTATTCGGGAAAGATCttgaagaaaaa AAGCCCGGCCCGAAGTTATCGTTACAAGATGATGGTTCCAAATACAAGGGTGAGCGGGCAAAGACCAACCAACAAGACACAAGACAAGGGATCGTATTATCGGAACCGCAATTCATCGAGGAACATTCAAACGGAACGACACAAACGGCGATAGAT ACAACAACACCCACTGTGGGAGAGGATTACCCTGGTTGTCGGGACGCTATCAGGGAAGCcttcaagaaaaaagaaatacctGAGGAAGTGATAGATCTTATGATATCGTCTATTTCGGATTCCACAATTAAACAATATAATAGTGGTATTAAAAAATGGTGGATATTCTGTCAAGGATTGAGGATTAATCCATACAAAGACGATGTACCAAAAGTAATTAGTTTTCTCGGACAAGAGTATAAAAATAATGCATCTTTCGGGTCGTTAAATTCATATCGGTCAGCAATTGCGCTGCTCCATGGTCCTCAATTGGGAGAAGATTATCGtatcaaaagatttttcagaGCTATTTCAAAGGTTCGCCCAGCAAAGCCAAAATATGATTCAACATGGGATCCACAAATAGTTTTGGATCACGTGTGCCAATGGGGTGATAATGAGAAAATGCCTTTGGAAAAATTAGGATTTAAGCTCGTTACACTTCTTGCATTAATCACGGGTCAACGTATGCAAACTTTATCATTTATTGACGTAAGAAATATTGAACAGAAGGATAatataatagaaataaaaataccaGATACAATTAAGACGTCGGGTAAAAATAGAATACAACCGACGTTAATTATtccgaatttttatgaaaataaaaatatatgcgCGGCTTCAGCGCTCCAAACGTACATTACAAGAACAAAACGCATTCGTGAAATTGAAACGAGAATGTTTATATCTGCAAAAAAGCCATTTAAGGCAGTTTCGAGTCAAACATTAAGCCGATGGATAAAGAGTACACTCGGTGAAAGTGGAGTGGACGTCGATATATTCGATGCCTATAGTACACGACATGCATCAACTTCGGCTGCGAAAAGAAAAGGAGTGAGCATTGATGCTATCAAGAAAGCAGCAGGGTGGACATCTAAATCTAGTACGTTTGCGAAATTTTATGATCGTAatgtttcaataaataaagatgCGTTTGCAAGAGCCATTCTTGATAGGAGGGAATGA
- the LOC122419090 gene encoding peptide deformylase, mitochondrial-like has protein sequence MITMLRTILKLSKDRGINVEKSAKRHLSFRGIEKAIKNYLEPRHAMAYKHVCQIGDPGLRQHTEPVRPEIIRSPQFQRLIKHLKSVMRTYKAMGLSANQIGVPYQMFAMEVTEIHLRGLPEEYRSSRQMEVTPLRVFVNPKMKILDYTKVKDTEECLSFIGYEAVVPRAKTVVIEALDDAGEPVVWKAHGWAARIIQHEMDHLEGKTYVDRMEPGTLECIYWSEINNRRGNVVVKYFPTNWLQRYWWSF, from the exons atgaTCACAATGCTACGAACGATTCTCAAGTTGTCCAAGGATCGTGGAATAAACGTGGAGAAAAGTGCGAAAAGACACCTCAGTTTCCGCGGCATCGAAAAAGCCAttaaaaattacttggagCCGCGACACGCGATGGCTTACAAACATGTCTGTCAAATTGGCGATCCTGGCTTGCGACAACATACGGAACCAGTGCGCCCTGAGATCATTCGGTCACCACAATTTCAGCGC CTGATTAAACATCTGAAGAGCGTGATGAGGACCTACAAGGCGATGGGATTATCCGCAAATCAGATAGGAGTACCATATCAAATGTTTGCGATGGAGGTGACGGAAATACATCTGCGAGGGTTACCCGAAGAGTATCGAAGTTCACGGCAGATGGAAGTGACGCCGTTGAGGGTGTTCGTGAATCCAAAAATGAAGATTCTTGATTACACGAAAGTTAAAGATACCGAAGAATGCTTAAGTTTCATAGGCTACGAGGCGGTTGTGCCGAGAGCCAAAACCGTTGTGATCGAAGCACTGGACGATGCTGGAGAGCCAGTTGTTTGGAAAGCCCATGGATGGGCAGCTAGAATAATCCAACATGAGATGGATCATTTGGAG GGAAAAACGTACGTCGATCGAATGGAACCAGGAACCCTCGAATGTATATATTGGTCCGAAATTAATAATCGACGAGGAAACGTAGTtgtgaaatattttccaacgaaTTGGCTGCAGCGGTATTGGTGGTCATTTTAG